aaaaaaaataaatctaacacATGAGATTTTATTCTcaactttataaaaaattagttttaccATCAACCTCTTCtctgaaaattatatatttttccaaagtctttaatatgaaaataatttttttcaactcAACCATATTTCCATTTTCCATAACATGTATTATTCCTAGCACACTATGATTCATCACACACCCAAATTCTTATCCTATGTTCCTATTATACTGTACACAATGAAACCAATCAAATTCAGattatcatttttattcatGTTACTAGCCTCTAAATCCTTCATAGCAGAATCAAAATGTAGCAAAACTTGTAATATAGCGTTAGCTTCCTATTATCTACAAGATGATACAAATCTCACATATGTTTCAAACATCATGCAATCAAACCTTGTTACAAAACCAGAAGATATTGTTAGTTACAACACAGACACAATAACAAACAAAGATTTTGTCCAATCTTTTACAAGAGTGAATGTTCCATTCCCTTGTGATTGCATCCATGATGAGTTTCTTGGCCATATATTTCAATACCAAGTTGCTACAAAAGATACTTATTTATCTGTTGCTAGTAACAATTATTCCAATTTGACTACTTCTGAATGGTTGCAAAATTTCAATAGCTATCCATCAAATGATATTCCTGATACTGGAACTCTTAATGTTACTGTTAATTGTTCATGTGGGAACAGTGATGTTTCCAAGGATTATGGTTTGTTTATTACATATCCTCTTAGACCTGAGGATTCTTTGGAATTGATTTCTAATAAGACTGAAATTGATGCTGAGTTGCTGCAAAAGTATAACCCTGGTGTGAATTTTAGTCAAGGGAGTGGTTTGGTTTATATTCCTGGGAAAGGTACTTTCTTATTTTTGCTTCTATATATGTTTTGGTCTTTTGATATCAATTCATGATGTTTTTGTACATACTGTGAGATTGATTTTCTTATAGTATGTATTAAATTGGTTAAAGGGTAATAGGTATTTGctattttacttttgatttttgtgaaTTTATATAGAATCATGGttttttttgtaccaaaaaaaaaaaaaagaatcatggTTTTTGAAAAGGACAAAACTTAAGTGTATTTTTATAGGTGCTTTTCGTAGTATTCTTCACTTAGCATACAATTTCTGTGGTTATAACAAACTTAGAGAAAGTTATAGATTGGAGGAAATCATTGGCAGTTACGAACATTTTAAGTGAAGAACACGAAAAGCACCTAACCTAAGTTTTGAAATGTCCAGAATCACAATTTGAGCCATTACATCACAGTTTTTTTATGTCTTTCCGACTGAAATATGGCCATCATTGAGGTCACATTTGATCGTGATTCTCTAGAAAATCAATGATAACCTTGAATAGGAATAAAAAGTAGACTATCCCAGATAAATGAGAAatcttgatttttgtttatttctcttAAACTTAAGCTTCCTAATTGCTTGTTTTGGCTATAAATCTTAGTATGGAGAAATGCTAATGATTTCTAATAATCTGATTAGTACTGCATTCAAAGTGTTTACATGATAAGAAATGCATTGAAGGTGTGTGTAACTTTTTAGCATTATGCTGCTTATAGTTGTGTGCCTGTATCTTCAACTTCATTATGGAGATCTATAAGCTTTGAAACATTATCCTCACATTTGATTTTCTATTCAATTTCCAGACCAAAATCGTAACTATGTGCCTTTTCACACTAGGTAATTCCCTTTTTGCTTTGCACATgaagttaaataatttttcatacTCTTAATAACATGCTAATCTTGATGGccttgttttcattttcattttcagcaCTGGAGGTTAGTTTCAACCTTCAAACTACACAAAAAGTTgaattgttgattattgttatACTCGAGTTTGGCATTCATATCAGATGCAAGGTAAAAATATCCTTAAAGTAGAACTCTAATCTACTTCCATCTcatattacatatatttttgtacataATCAGGTCTATCAGGTGGAGTTATAACTGGAATATCTGTTGGAGCAGTAGCAGGACTAATTCTATTATCATTTTGCATTTATGTTACGTATTACCGAAAGAAGAAGATAAGGAAGCAAGAATTTCTTTCGGAAGAATCCAGCGCGATCTTCGGTCAAGTTAAGAATGGtaaatagatagatagaaaattaaaatatagttgATCATGATGGACGATAGACTATAGGAACGCTTATTTATCATCTTTCTTTCAGATGAAGTCTCCGGTAATGCTACATATGGAACTTCAGATTCTGCGAGTCCTGCTAATATGATTGGAATTAGGGTGGAAAAATCAGGAGAGTTTTCATATGAAGAACTAGCCAATGCCACAAATAACTTCAACATGGCTAACAAAATCGGTCAAGGTGGTTTCGGTGAAGTCTATTACGCAGAGCTGAATGGCGAGGTTTGTAATCATAGCATTGTTAGGTTTAACTTTTGATAATAATTCAAATCTTCCACCTTCACTTATTTTGAgcttttgatgttttttttcccACTAAATAGATACTTCAAGCACCACAAATTAATGTTAGATATAATTATGCTTTAAGGATATATCTGCAATGATTCCCTTTTATAGCTTTCACATAAAGAAGTTAACTCTAATTACACAGAAAGCTGCAATAAAAAAGATGGACATGAAAGCAACAAAAGAATTTCTTGCTGAGTTGAAGGTGTTGACGCGTGTTCATCACGTGAACCTGGTAATATTTGAAACTTAATCCATAAGCTATCTAGCATAGctaatgaaaacaatttataactTAAATGAAAtcagtttgattttattttatctgtAGTTGAATAAATAGCTtatgcataagcacttatatatGTTTATCTATGGATCACCATTTATAGGTACGCTTGATCGGATACTGTGTTGAGGGATCCCTTTTCCTTGTCTATGAATACATTGATAATGGAAACTTAGGCCAACATCTACGCAGTTCAGGTAATATAAGAACTTGTTAAATATCTATGTTCAGTATTGATGCATTAATATGATTATAATGAACGATGATTATATAATATAACGATCAAGTCAAAATGTTTCCAGATGGAGAACCTTTGTCATGGTCTATCAGGGTTAAAATTGCTCTGGATTCAGCCAGAGGTCTTGAATACATTCACGAACATACCGTCCCTACATATATTCATCGCGACATAAAGTCAGAAAATATTCTATTAGACAAAAACTTCTGTGCAAAGGTACAATCTGTTTCAATAACTTTCTTCAGCTTGTTACCTTTCTTTTCGGATAATTCTGAGAGAccttatattattttgttttcaggTTGCAGACTTCGGATTAACCAAGCTGATTGATGCTGGAATTTCATCAGTTCCCACTGTTAATATGGCTGGCACATTTGGCTACATGCCACCAGAGTATGATGAAAATTATGCTTGTCTTTTTATGTGAAAGAACCTTATTTGAGGCCAGAACAAAAATTTAATGACACCATTTTCTTATCTTGTAGATATGCATATGGTAGTGTTTCTTCAAAAATAGATGTATATGCTTTTGGAGTAGTTCTTTATGAACTAATTTCTGCTAAAGCAGCTGTAATAATGGGTGAAGATTCTGGTGCTGATTTAAAGGGCCTTGTAGTTTTGGTGATTCTTCACTCCCtactattaataatattttcaaaatgcaGCCTAGTGATTTTTacattagaaaatatatttaaaactatgtatatattgttaatttcttatgtttaattttattggTGACATGTGTGACAGTTTGAAGAAGTTTTTGATCAGCCACATCCTATAGAAGGTCTTAAAAAACTGGTGGATCCTAGGCTTGGAGATAACTATCCAATTGATCATGTATTCAAGGTAGAATATTATTCCATTTATTTAGTttcaaatataaacaacaaaaatctcaaaattcaattaattatattatatttaatgatATCATTCTTGAAAATTTAGAATCATAGTGATTGAAGCAATATTGACCAATTTTTTTACTTGCAGATGGCACAACTTGCGAAAGTATGTACAAATAGTGATCCGCAGCAACGTCCAAATATGAGTTCTGTTGTAGTTGCTCTTACCACACTAACTTCAACTACTGAGGATTGGGATATTACTTCTATATTCAAAAATCCAAATCTTGTAAATCTAATGTCTGGAAGATAGGAATGTGAATTTAGGATACAAATGTTATGGGGATTATAcccttatattaaaaataaccaaatggcTTTTCTTTAGTAAGTTTTTGGGTATTGTTATTTGcacctctgttttttttttttaaggaaatattcctttttataaaattaatctcAAAATTTAGTTAGGATAAGTTCAAGAATTTGAGAATCCAggattccttttctttttgaacttttttcctaGAAACACAtgtatatttattatgaaaattttagtgtaaattaagtatTATTTGCGCACAACTCCGTATACTATTTTCCCGAGTTTATGTAGGATTAGAATGAGAAACAAAACACTCctttaagaattttaaaattattgaattCTCAAAGTTGAGTACGAATCTCAGACCTCTATTTAAGTTGTAAGAAACTCAAATCATCTCATGCAAACATTGTTAAcgtatttatttta
Above is a genomic segment from Medicago truncatula cultivar Jemalong A17 chromosome 5, MtrunA17r5.0-ANR, whole genome shotgun sequence containing:
- the LOC11432279 gene encoding lysM domain receptor-like kinase 3, which produces MIHHTPKFLSYVPIILYTMKPIKFRLSFLFMLLASKSFIAESKCSKTCNIALASYYLQDDTNLTYVSNIMQSNLVTKPEDIVSYNTDTITNKDFVQSFTRVNVPFPCDCIHDEFLGHIFQYQVATKDTYLSVASNNYSNLTTSEWLQNFNSYPSNDIPDTGTLNVTVNCSCGNSDVSKDYGLFITYPLRPEDSLELISNKTEIDAELLQKYNPGVNFSQGSGLVYIPGKDQNRNYVPFHTSTGGLSGGVITGISVGAVAGLILLSFCIYVTYYRKKKIRKQEFLSEESSAIFGQVKNDEVSGNATYGTSDSASPANMIGIRVEKSGEFSYEELANATNNFNMANKIGQGGFGEVYYAELNGEKAAIKKMDMKATKEFLAELKVLTRVHHVNLVRLIGYCVEGSLFLVYEYIDNGNLGQHLRSSDGEPLSWSIRVKIALDSARGLEYIHEHTVPTYIHRDIKSENILLDKNFCAKVADFGLTKLIDAGISSVPTVNMAGTFGYMPPEYAYGSVSSKIDVYAFGVVLYELISAKAAVIMGEDSGADLKGLVVLFEEVFDQPHPIEGLKKLVDPRLGDNYPIDHVFKMAQLAKVCTNSDPQQRPNMSSVVVALTTLTSTTEDWDITSIFKNPNLVNLMSGR